From Methanocella paludicola SANAE, a single genomic window includes:
- a CDS encoding RCC1 domain-containing protein, with the protein MLAALFSTAATISMAASSVKMKAVDSGAYANFALAEDGTVWAWGNNRDGQMGIGDKSTIYVPFQIPGLTGVKALSADATFTLLLKGDGTVWAAGKNDHGQLGDGTMTDRSSFAQVKGLSNIVAIDAKDSVGMALKDDGTVWVWGYYSYGSGANNKNVTVPEIVPGLANIKAISAGNWHYLVVDKDGNAWAWGNNLNGQIGIGSYAAQPTPVKVTGLSGVKDVAAGYQFSLFLKEDGTVWACGWNNQGVLGTGTSGSKVPVQVPGLSGIIDVAASSETAAALKDDGTIYVWGNYYPSAMSLSVAGPPINTPTALTAITGAKAISADFKAPVLALNQNGTVWGIGGLSYRDPETGYLAESGKATQIKFIGSASTAVPTATAAPTAGSATTGTQTPSTPLLLAIGVFCIAAILRAGKK; encoded by the coding sequence ATGTTAGCGGCCCTTTTTTCTACAGCCGCGACGATATCAATGGCCGCATCGTCGGTCAAGATGAAAGCGGTCGATTCCGGCGCATACGCGAACTTCGCTTTGGCTGAAGATGGTACGGTCTGGGCCTGGGGCAATAACCGGGACGGCCAGATGGGCATTGGCGACAAGAGCACGATATACGTGCCTTTCCAGATACCGGGCCTGACCGGCGTCAAGGCCTTATCGGCAGACGCGACGTTCACGCTCTTGCTGAAGGGGGATGGCACGGTCTGGGCGGCAGGTAAGAATGACCACGGGCAACTCGGCGACGGCACTATGACGGACCGCTCGAGCTTCGCGCAGGTTAAAGGCCTCAGCAATATCGTAGCCATCGACGCAAAGGACTCGGTGGGCATGGCGCTGAAGGACGACGGCACCGTCTGGGTCTGGGGCTATTACTCGTACGGCAGCGGTGCCAATAATAAGAACGTAACGGTTCCCGAAATTGTCCCGGGCCTTGCGAACATCAAGGCCATCTCCGCCGGCAACTGGCACTACCTCGTCGTGGATAAGGACGGCAACGCCTGGGCCTGGGGCAATAACCTCAACGGCCAGATCGGCATCGGCAGCTATGCCGCCCAGCCGACGCCCGTCAAAGTGACCGGCTTATCGGGCGTCAAGGACGTTGCGGCGGGCTACCAGTTCAGCCTGTTCTTGAAGGAGGACGGCACGGTCTGGGCCTGCGGCTGGAATAACCAGGGCGTCCTCGGCACGGGCACGTCCGGGTCGAAGGTGCCCGTACAGGTCCCCGGGCTGAGCGGCATCATCGATGTCGCGGCCTCGTCCGAGACGGCCGCAGCTCTCAAGGACGACGGGACGATATACGTCTGGGGCAATTACTATCCGTCCGCGATGAGCCTTAGCGTGGCGGGCCCCCCGATCAATACGCCCACGGCACTGACGGCGATCACCGGCGCGAAGGCCATTTCGGCGGACTTTAAGGCCCCCGTGCTGGCGTTAAACCAGAATGGCACGGTCTGGGGTATCGGCGGATTAAGCTATAGGGACCCGGAGACTGGCTACCTGGCAGAATCCGGAAAGGCTACGCAGATCAAGTTCATCGGATCGGCCTCGACGGCCGTCCCGACGGCCACTGCGGCGCCCACGGCGGGTTCCGCCACGACCGGGACGCAGACTCCATCCACGCCCCTATTACTGGCGATCGGCGTCTTTTGCATTGCCGCGATATTGAGGGCAGGAAAGAAATAA
- a CDS encoding sodium:calcium antiporter, producing MDVIIFLLSFIIILIGCELFTNGVEWAGKKLKLTKSAVGSILAAIGTALPETILPLIAILLLAGDAGTDIGTGSILGSPFTLSTIALFLCGLTALLLAKDKATGVVHVNGKMVRNNLRFFILAYGIAAIAAFIPEEYRTVKLIIAIGLLLIYIAYMVRTLKADGETSEEDETKCLYFDSYVGKLTGNKVDASAEPSLITIVAQVFISLAIIVLGANIFVNQVNEAATLLGISPLILSLLISPLATELPEMFNSILWVREGKDIFAVGNILGAMVYQSCILAFIGIVLTPWHFSPGDPTQLLQIISIAIALFSAAVLYFNSSKDTLKIWTLLLCGVFYIVLITLVLLRI from the coding sequence ATGGACGTCATAATATTCCTATTAAGCTTCATTATCATCCTCATCGGCTGTGAGCTTTTCACGAACGGCGTCGAATGGGCCGGCAAAAAGCTCAAGCTCACGAAAAGCGCCGTCGGCAGCATCCTCGCTGCCATCGGCACGGCGCTTCCCGAGACCATCCTGCCCCTCATTGCCATCCTGCTCCTCGCCGGCGACGCCGGCACGGACATCGGCACCGGCTCCATACTTGGCTCTCCCTTCACCCTGTCCACGATAGCGCTCTTCCTTTGCGGGCTGACCGCCCTTCTGTTGGCGAAGGATAAAGCTACCGGCGTCGTCCACGTTAACGGCAAAATGGTCCGCAACAACCTGAGGTTCTTCATCCTGGCATATGGCATTGCTGCCATCGCGGCCTTTATCCCCGAAGAGTATCGGACGGTAAAGCTCATTATCGCTATCGGGCTGCTTCTGATCTATATCGCCTATATGGTGCGCACGCTTAAGGCCGATGGTGAAACGTCCGAAGAGGACGAGACCAAGTGCCTCTACTTTGATTCGTACGTCGGAAAGCTCACGGGAAATAAGGTCGATGCAAGCGCCGAGCCCTCATTGATCACCATCGTGGCGCAGGTCTTCATATCGCTGGCGATCATCGTGCTGGGAGCCAACATTTTCGTCAACCAGGTCAACGAGGCGGCCACCCTTCTCGGCATCAGCCCGCTCATCCTCTCGCTGCTCATCAGCCCTCTGGCGACTGAATTGCCTGAGATGTTCAACAGCATCCTCTGGGTCAGGGAAGGTAAGGACATCTTCGCGGTGGGTAACATCCTGGGCGCCATGGTCTACCAGAGCTGTATTCTGGCTTTCATCGGTATCGTGCTTACTCCGTGGCACTTCAGCCCCGGGGACCCGACCCAGCTTTTGCAGATCATCAGCATCGCTATCGCACTGTTCTCTGCAGCCGTTTTGTACTTTAATTCGAGTAAGGATACGCTGAAGATCTGGACCCTGCTGCTTTGCGGCGTGTTTTATATTGTGCTCATAACGCTGGTACTGCTTCGGATATAA
- a CDS encoding GAF domain-containing sensor histidine kinase, with amino-acid sequence MMGKQEDRSSLQEQLDSAKESLHAVLDIGMSGHDAADAEEQLYEILQTLIDLFKADGAVLHLREGDNLTAFMALGAGEEAAQRFTVPIGQGFEGMIAETKNHLYVQDAQADPLVISPYVQRAGIHSMLGVPLLYGGEAIGVLHVDWRKTHLFSELELEILMVAAERCSSAIAVGRLCVLNLDMNRQASMYLDIIEHDIKNLNKVIIEDLDTVLSETTLDRDARDTIDAVKRDVEESETIVDNVRILHHTLSEDLPIESMDLDGLIEDAIKEVDWPQTKSVDIHYTPQMGRIVNGSTVLKDVFYTLMNNAIMCSRGDVALDIKVDKVHIDTQPYYTVSIIDNSQEIPDETRNELFTFHLGITQAHGKALPLFLVKLVLDRLGGDIRVESRVPGDYKQGSEFIITLPAIEAQVVPEPEPVYP; translated from the coding sequence ATGATGGGAAAACAGGAAGACAGGAGCAGCCTCCAGGAGCAGCTGGACAGCGCGAAGGAATCGCTGCACGCCGTACTGGACATCGGGATGAGCGGGCACGACGCGGCGGACGCCGAAGAGCAGCTTTACGAGATCCTGCAAACGCTCATCGATCTATTCAAGGCCGACGGGGCCGTATTGCATTTACGCGAGGGGGATAACCTGACGGCGTTCATGGCGCTGGGCGCGGGCGAGGAGGCCGCGCAGCGCTTCACCGTGCCCATAGGCCAGGGCTTCGAGGGCATGATCGCCGAAACGAAGAACCACCTGTACGTCCAGGACGCCCAGGCCGACCCTCTCGTCATCAGCCCATATGTCCAGCGTGCCGGCATCCATTCAATGCTCGGCGTGCCTTTGTTGTATGGCGGGGAGGCCATCGGCGTTCTGCACGTCGACTGGCGGAAGACGCACCTGTTCAGCGAGCTGGAGCTGGAGATCTTAATGGTGGCAGCGGAGCGCTGTTCTTCGGCCATTGCCGTCGGCAGGCTGTGCGTGCTGAACCTCGACATGAACCGCCAGGCTTCCATGTACCTTGACATTATCGAGCACGATATCAAGAACCTGAACAAGGTCATTATCGAAGACCTGGATACGGTCCTTTCGGAAACGACGCTTGACCGGGACGCCAGGGATACCATCGACGCCGTTAAGAGGGATGTCGAGGAAAGCGAGACCATCGTCGATAATGTCCGCATCCTGCACCACACGCTCAGCGAAGACCTGCCCATCGAGTCAATGGACCTCGATGGGTTGATCGAGGACGCAATAAAGGAAGTGGACTGGCCGCAGACGAAGAGCGTGGATATCCACTATACTCCGCAGATGGGGCGGATAGTGAACGGCAGCACCGTGTTGAAAGACGTTTTCTATACGCTGATGAATAATGCCATCATGTGCTCCCGCGGGGACGTCGCGCTCGACATCAAGGTGGACAAGGTGCACATCGACACGCAGCCTTACTACACGGTGTCCATCATCGATAATTCTCAGGAGATCCCTGACGAGACCCGGAATGAGCTGTTCACGTTCCACCTTGGCATTACGCAGGCGCACGGGAAGGCGCTGCCATTGTTTCTGGTGAAGCTGGTGCTGGACCGGCTGGGCGGGGATATACGCGTGGAGAGCCGTGTGCCGGGGGATTATAAGCAGGGCAGCGAGTTCATTATCACATTGCCCGCGATCGAGGCGCAGGTGGTGCCCGAGCCAGAGCCTGTATATCCTTAA
- a CDS encoding DNA-methyltransferase has protein sequence MRKKANGTETSAFGSAGRYSHDSSKFYGGRLYEGLQAPDIVEHGENPVPAKRLNKIFCKSSERMDELPDNSVHLMVTSPPYNVGKEYDDDLTLDEYRALLFCVWEEVYRVLVPGGRVCLNVANLGRKPYLPLHAFMAEDLLKAGFLMRGEVIWNKASAAGTSTAWGSWQSAKNPTLRDVHEYILVFSKQSYSRTPGDKRSTITKEEFLEYTKSVWSFGSESAKKIGHPAPYPVELPSRCIKLYTFEGDVVLDPFIGSGTTAVAAKMLDRHYVGYEVDEEYVELARRRLKNHFL, from the coding sequence ATGAGAAAGAAGGCCAATGGTACAGAGACGAGCGCCTTCGGCTCCGCGGGCCGGTATAGTCACGATTCCTCGAAGTTTTATGGCGGCAGGCTGTACGAGGGCCTGCAGGCCCCGGATATCGTCGAGCATGGCGAGAATCCGGTACCAGCGAAGCGCCTGAATAAGATCTTTTGTAAGTCCAGCGAGCGCATGGATGAGCTTCCGGATAATTCTGTTCATTTGATGGTCACATCCCCGCCGTATAACGTCGGCAAGGAATATGACGATGACCTCACGCTGGACGAGTATCGGGCATTATTATTTTGCGTCTGGGAAGAGGTTTATCGCGTTCTCGTCCCTGGAGGCCGTGTCTGTCTCAACGTCGCTAATCTAGGGCGAAAGCCCTACTTGCCATTACACGCGTTCATGGCTGAAGATCTGCTGAAAGCAGGGTTCCTGATGCGCGGCGAGGTCATCTGGAACAAAGCATCTGCAGCGGGAACATCGACAGCATGGGGAAGCTGGCAGTCGGCGAAAAATCCCACGCTCAGGGATGTCCACGAGTACATACTCGTATTCTCCAAACAGTCATACTCGCGAACACCGGGTGATAAAAGATCGACAATAACGAAGGAAGAATTCCTCGAGTACACGAAAAGTGTCTGGTCATTCGGCTCCGAGTCGGCAAAAAAGATAGGCCACCCGGCGCCGTACCCGGTCGAGCTACCCTCCCGCTGTATCAAGCTCTACACCTTCGAGGGCGACGTCGTCCTTGACCCGTTCATCGGCAGCGGCACGACCGCCGTCGCCGCAAAAATGCTCGATCGCCACTACGTCGGCTACGAGGTCGACGAAGAATACGTGGAGCTGGCCAGGCGCCGGCTTAAAAACCACTTTCTATAA